GACCAGCACTGGACGCTTCCTGTGTTGGCCAGGGCCAAAAAGTACGTAAGGCCAGGCGAATGACGTAAGCACCAGCATCAGGGTAGCCAACTGGTTTCCAAATAGAATTAATCCTTTCAATAAACTGCGCAATTAGATAAAACGAGTTTaaatctgtatttttttttcctatatTCAAGTCAATACGAACAAAGTGGTAATGGGCAAGCTATCAACTAAATTTACTTCCTTAAATAATCCATTGCATTCCAAAAATGTTAaacaaattgtaaataaatttatacatattatatttttttagataatatcaaagaaaacatttttttttaatttataattaagatATTTTGTAAGAATCCTAAGcatattattttaagtttaCAAACTTTGGCTTGGAACCAAAGTCTTGGCAACACTGACAACGTAAGCGCCCGATTTGTTAGCCTAGTGTTGAAAACCGACAACTGCAAAACTTACCGCGCAATTCAAATGATAAACAAGCTTTCATACCATTCTTTGACTCATTTATTTTACATTCAAAATCTTATTTTAGAGCTAAGCTACAGCATAGTTATTGTAGTAAGAAAATAAGGACCTTGACGTTGGAGCCTACTCCATCCGTCTGCGTAAATCAACTAGGCAGACATGTATCAATGATTTTATattctcgttttttttttaataattctttaGTTAGTTGTAGTTTATCGTCGTTCGGCGTTGAGGCGTTGCGATTTCTAAGGTAATAACGTTTTAGCATTAATTGTGGCCCGTTTCTTcgaaaaaacgatatttagttAACCAGCTTAAAGTGccataaatttttgtataatgCATAgtatccgttttttttttgttttttgtctcCTGAATGTTTATCAATAtggttttgtgtgtgtgtggtgtgtgtgggtgtgtgagAGTGTGGGTGTTAGTGTGAGTGGAGTGCTTAGTGTAGCTGAATGATGCCCGATTCCAGCAGTTTCATTATCTTATCGGCGATGGCTGGATTCTGCAAATGGCTGCAAAATAAAGGTAAGGTTTTGTCGTTAATTAAAATTGAGTTCAACCACTTTGCAGCCCGGTACTCGTGCGGATAAGGGGTGtgttctattttcaaaaagtaTATTTCTAttataaacaatcaaaactCCCAAATATTCTTTCGTGTATCTGTCATTCACATGTTGATAAGGTTCTGGCTGCGCGCCTATACACCAGAAATCTTAAAATAGgcataataatcataaaaagtAATATGCTTTTGGGGTTCAATTTTGGTTAGATAAAAAAgtagaaattttaaaataaggtATGTTCCTATTTCTAGAAGAAATATAAGTCAATATATCAGAAGCAAACTTCAAGAAAAACCAACATAATTGAAACaagtttttcaaatatttgaattttgttCAAAGTCCCTATTACTAGTCCCCAAAAAGCCTGATTTACATAacctttttgttttggaaCATGAAAGTTCTAGAACTTCTTCGGAGAACCCCTTAAAATTTCCACACTCGAGTATCGAACTGCCCTAtggatttaaattaatttaaaaaataattaacttaCTCTTTCACCGCATTGGGCTCGTTCTGCATCTGTTCGAGGATCATTCGCATTGCCGGGTCTTTGAGGATTTGTTGAATCTCTGGATCGGACATGGCATTCTTGAGCACCTCCTGGGGATTGCGCTGGAAGTTCATTGAGCACTGACGGTAGCCTTCAATGGCCTCCGCATTGTTGGCATCGATTTCGAGAGCCTTCTGATAGGCCGACTGGGCTTTAGAAGTCTGCTGCATGCCCTGGAGAATTTTGCCTTTGCGAATGTAACCCTTGATGAATTTTTCATCCAGTTTGATGCAGGTCTCACAGTCCTTCAGACCGAGATCAAAGGCGGCCAACTTAGTGTAGCAGGCAGCCCGATTACTGTACAGCTTGGGATCATCAGGATTGCGCTTGATTGCCTCCGAATAGTGCTTGACAGCTGTGCTGTAGTCGCCCTTCTTGAAGTACTCGTTGCCCTTTTCCTTCTCCTCCTCGGCCTTCTCTGGATTGATGTACGCCATGCGCTCCTCCTCCTTGATCTTGGCCTCCACCTCGCTAAGAGAGGTTTTGATCTCCGGTGTGCGATGCTCGGACATGGCCTTCTCATAGTAGACCTTGGCCTGCTTGTAGTTCTCCAGCTTGCGGTAGGTGTTGCCGATGCGAGCAAATGACTTGGCAATCAGCTTGAAGTCTGAGCGATTCTCGCGACCTACTTCGATACCCTTCTCGCACTGCTTTATGCACTCTTCATACTCCTTCCGTTCGAAGTGCACGGCAGCAATGTTGTTGTAGAAGGTAATGTCGTTGGGATCGTGAGAGATGGCAGCATTGTAGTGTTTCAGAGCAGTCTCAAAGTCCTTTTTCTTGTATGCTGCATTGCCCAGCTCCTTCTCCTCTTTGGCAAAGTGCTTTTTTCGCTCCTCCTCTGTCATGTCCTCCACTCTCTTCTCAGCGGGCTGGGATGGCTGAGCCGGCTTGGAAGGGGGTGGAGAAGGTGCTCGCCTGGGGCGCGCCTGCGGATCAATGTCCATTGGGAAGTCGCCCTGCGATTGCATGTAGTTCAGCACGGAAGCAGTGATATCCTGCCGACCCCGCAGCAAGATCTCATTCTGAGGATCGTACTTAAGACCTGAGTTATAGCCAAAGTGAGGTTAGGTAATGCAGTTTTGATGATTCATTAAGGAGTGACCTACCCTCGTTGTAGGCTTCGAAGGCCTTCATAAAGTCCTGCAGTCCGGCAGCAGCTGCTCCCTTGCGGGAGTAACCTTTCGGCCATGAGGGATTTAATTTGATCGTCGTTTCTGCATCCTCCAGCGCCTCCTGGAATTTGCCGGCCTTGGCGTAGGCCGCGGAACGGTTGCTATACAGCACATGGTTTTGCCCGTCTAGTGTGATGGCTTCTGTGTAGGCTGCCACCGCCTCGTCGTACTTCTCGGCGTTCAGCGCCTGGTTGCCCTTTTCCTTAAGTTCGTTCACCTGCAGCGACCGCAAGGGTTAGAGCCCACGTTTTCCTTTGTCTCGGCCCCCAGGCCGCACGGTTTTTGCTCACCTTGTCCATATCTGCTGGTGGAGAAGCTAACTAGGGTTAAGAATTGCTCTTAATCTCGGTTAACTGCTGGTGGAATCACGCTATGCGCCTAGCCAGGTAAAGATGCAAAAAAATGCCGACTTTTCTAGAAGCAAAATCGCTGTCAAACAACGGTGTTACCAGACTCCTCGTTGAAATTGCAAATAGCGCTTACTGCGATATTTATTCTGGAAAAACATCGATAACTTCGATCGTTTTCAGTCAAACCGCCaagttttcttttcattttaagagacattttgtttcatttttaatttttataaatcgtTTAGGATTTTTTAAACGTGAAGCTTGTTTAGTGTTTGTATCccgattttttgtttacttatcTATCCCTCTTATTAGACATCCCtgtatttatttcaaaaaatctaCACTCCTTCCTTAcataattgcattttttttttttaatttactcttaaaataaaaaagaacaaTAAGAGATATAAGCATAATTGCTCAATAACCCCCCGAACACCGATATATCTCCAGCCCTGGGTCTAACCCTTAGCTACTATCGATAGCGGCGCTTGACAACCCTGTTTTAGAGCTGGCAACGCTGTGCAAAATACAACCAGACGCTGCTTTTTACGTGCGGCAAAACGAAAAATAGccgaaaattggcaaaaatagACAGAGCAAGCGCAATTCTGTGGCACGAAAGCGTCTGATAGGCGAACAGCGTGGAGCGAAGTTGAGCCCTTTGGCAATTAAACGCGCGCAAACTAGCCGAACTGCGCCACCATGGCCGAGTATTTGGCCTCCATTTTTGGCACAGAAAAGGACAAGTAAGTCGCATGGTTTTTGGGCACCCCATGGGTTAGTTTTTCCTTAATTACTGAGTTAACCGGTGTCGCGGGCAGAGTCAACTGCTCGTTTTACTTTAAGATTGGCGCCTGCCGCCACGGCGATCGGTGCTCTCGGATCCACAACAAACCGACCTTCTCGCAGACGGTACTGCTCCAAAATCTGTACGTCAACCCGCAGAATTCGGCCAAGTCTGCGGATGGATCGCATTTGGTGGCCAATGTCTCCGATGAGGAGATGCAGGAGCATTATGACAACTTCTTCGAGGATGTGTTCGTCGAGTGCGAAGACAAATATGGCGAAATTGAGGAGATGAATGTTTGCGATAATCTGGGTGACCACCTCGTAGGCAATGTGTACATCAAGTTCCGGAACGAGGCTGATGCAGAGAAGGCAGCGAATGATTTGAACAACCGCTGGTTCGGCGGCAGACCAGTATATTCCGAGTTGTCGCCCGTCACCGATTTCCGCGAGGCATGCTGCCGGCAGTACGAGATGGGCGAGTGCACCCGGTCTGGCTTTTGCAACTTTATGCACCTGAAGCCTATCTCTCGGGAGCTGCGGCGGTATTTGTATTCCCGCCGTCGCCGCGCCCGATCGCGTTCTCGCTCCCCCCGCTCGCGCCGTTCCCGCAGCAGATCGCGCTCTCCTTGGCGGCGACGTGATGGTCGAGGAGATGGAGTTGGTGGCGGAAACTACGGAGGTGGAAATGATCGTGGCAACGATCGTGACCGTCGCAagggtggcggcggcggcggtggtggaggcggcggaggcggcggtggtggtggaggcggcggcggcggaggaggcggtggtggTCGTTACTAATCTCCTGAATGATTTTCGATTCAGTGGCAATTCAGAAGACGGGATGATAAAAGAGAGAGAAACGGACAAGCAACTCCAAGTATCGTGTATTTTATTCTCGACGTTCATTTATCCTTTTAttaatctctttttttttatggagaAGAGTGGAGTAGAGGAGGAGTGGGGTGTTCCACCACCACCTATGTACAAACCCCCCGCTATATACTTTACCGAGCGCCCATTAGAATTGTAATTACTTATAACACACATTCGTAATAATAAAATTGAGTAATACTATATACAGATGACAAAGCATATTGGAGctttaaatggaaaatgtagtttaaatattaaaatatttaagagtttGTTCTTGGCCGGCAAACTAATCAGACCACGTGAAACTATGAAAATATTGCATACATTAtgtactttttaaaaaatatacaatataaattaaagaaatcaattaatgtgtattttgtgtatttaaaaactaattcaaaattttaatttacgcCAGactatgtaaaaatatttatcggAATATGgtaaaaaattattgttttgaaatgtattgcatttttttaaacgcatttagatttttaataaattgattaatgtttaaaaaatatcttcttaaaatattatccgttatattataaatgattttttaactttatatttattttaaagcttttaattttAGTATATTTAGTGCAGATGTATTTTCTGTAGTTGTTTCAAACTTATTTTCCAATAACATGATCATTAAAATTCTAAATCAAGTAGAAAAGACATAACAAATGCAATATTTTAATCGCCAGACCATGATCTAGATTTGGGTTTGCATTTCAGATGAAATGGGAttctccagctccagctgtGTTACAAATTTTGGGTAGTCTTTCCCAGAATCAGACATCTTCAGTGCTCGTCTTGACATTATCGTTGGCTGTCTCGTCCTCCGTCTGTGGAATAGCTTCTGCTGGTGCTTCGGATTCCTCTCCTGCCCCTGACAGCTGGTGAGGCGGATCCTGGCTTTTAGGAAGCTTCGCCTTTGGTAGTACACCTTTTGTGGCATCAGACTCCAGCTGGATGCTCTTGCGTGATGGTGTTTGGGTGGGTGGCAGGGGAGTGGTAGATGCATTTGTGGTATTGGATGACGAAGACACATTGGAGGTGGAAGCCTCCCTGGCCCTCAGTTGCTTGGTCATGTCAATCTGTTGCTGCAGCGTATAGGTGTTTTCGTGTTTCCGTCGCTGCTGACGCTCCACATCCCGCAGAACACCATCGTGGAGTTTTAACCTACAAGAACATTTATAGCTAATAGTTTCTTTTACAAATTTAGGGTAACCACTTACCGGTCAGCAGATTGTTTATAGTGCACATAACCTATGATGGCGGTGGAAACGGTGACTGCCAGGCCCAAAGTTATCCGCGAAGCTGCCGACATTACTGGGACTTGGAGTCCGAACGCAAACTGGACAACGTGACCTGATCCGGAAAGGCATATACTGCGAATTTGGATGTTTGTGGATCCTTTATTGTCGTACTGGGTTACGACATGTCCCCCGgtttgaaacaaaaacagtAGGGTTgttgatataaaaatattcatatcgATATTTCTTTcgatattttataatatttttaccGACAAAATATTGACGGCTAAAGATTAAACGGCTTTAAGTtgtgtattaaaaataatatttattaattttgaccacaaatataaaaaatttaataatttttcaaatatttagcAATTTAACAACCCTGGCGCACGAGCCAGTGTGACCACCAAAAGCTTATATGTATAATGATTCGAACGGTCTTTTTGGCGGGAGAAGTTTAAATGTCTTTATAATTTAAACAGGaatatctatatatttatatgtatattaataaatatataatattttggttttgaCTTAGTAATATTCAGAAAATGTATTTTGTTAGCTTTGAACAGAGGCGTATTCCAATTAAATTTCTAAAGTATTATCATTTTCAAAGAAGTTTTaagtattttaataataaaatcagTTCTTTAACATTATTCTGATTATTTCCTTATTTTCGAGAGCTTATTGACATCTTAGACTATTGTGgtgttttataactttttataaaaaaaacttaaaatagtTTGAAGTTAATCTTTTGAAGGAAAATCGTTTAAAGGGAAATCTTTTCGAAAGCTTTTATCTATTAATTTaagctaaaaataaacttcaaGTAGTTCTTAGTTATATTTTACTCTATTAAGGTAAATATTCTTATCTTTGGTTTGACGCACTAGCAAGTGTACTCGCCAAAAATAACACAAGATGCTTATCATGACGCAGAATTATCTAAAATTGCAGGACCAGTGGGGCCTCTAATCTGTGCCTTTCTGTACAAAAGCAACAATACAAATAAGTGAATGGGCTGCAGAGTCGATTCATTCAGGTGATTGGTCATCAGGAACGCATAAGAACGGAGGCTCCCATCCGCCCGGATCCGCCATGTGGCATCCGGAATGCGAATTCTGGAATCCGGACATGCGCAGCACGCACCTGAAGCGAAACAACAGAGCACAACCGACACCACAAAACCGAAAcctgaaaaaaaaaccgaaaaccgaaCCGAAACAGAAGCAACAGCACAAGTACGAGTacaatgcaaaaaaaaaagcaaaagaaaaagCGTTAAGCACAAAAGCAAGACGGCAGGCAACGCGGCGTATGAGCGATATCCAGTACGACTCCAGTTTTCCATACGCTCTGTTGTGCCGCGGTAGTCTCTAGTAGGTGGGAAAGACCCGaaattaaaatcgaaaattggtCAATCCTCTTGAGTAAAGAAAAAtcaggaataaaaaaaaaacatacgtGCGTGTGCCGATTTGTTTAAAGAGTAAAAATCAAATGTGAAACAATCAACAATTTCTCTTTAAATGGCCATAAAAAACCATCAAATTATGaacataatttaattataaacataCGCAAAAGCCACGGGAGGATATTTAGGTTTagattttattgtttttgttgtggaATTTCCTGAGTTGCCTGAAGGAATGGGAAAGAGGGGcccttaaatatttatgtcagTGACGCAaatattgatttaaatttagtgCGCGCTTTGGGTTGACTTAACACGGAGACGGAGGTGTCTTGCCTCAAGAGGAAAAACACCTTGACAAAGTCTTTTTATGTACTTATTTTAGTACTACTATACTACACAGAAAGAAAATCACTTCATTTTGTAaagaaaaatgtgaatttaaaaaaaggacatACCAGTAATAGTAGTATTCAGTTGGTTGAGGGTGTTAAAAAGTatctcttatttatttttaaagaattaaagaaatatgtttttaaaaaatatagccAAATCActaatttaataacaaaaaactgtctatttttctataattCCCCTCTGTGTTATCCCTTGGCTTTTGTTCGTGCAGGATTTTTGtgagaaaaacaaaacttcAAGATGACCAAAGTGGAGCTCTATAAGTCGCGTGTCTTTGTGACAATCATACACCTGTGCGCCCTGGGCCAGTTCGCCTACGGTCTCTACTACAGCTCCTTTGAGATCCAGCGTAGCTACAAGCTAAAGACCAGTCTGAATCGTCGCCTCGTCCCGGAATCGCTGCcccagaaaattaaatttctggcCTATTGGTCGCTGGTGAGTTGACGGATTTATGTTAAAGCCAATTGAAGGCATCACCAAAAGTATATGTATTGTGAAttattacaaatttaaaatcaaggATGGAATTGCGGACAGATATCTGGGGAGCGGGTTTCAAGTGTGGAATATggacatatgtacatatgtaaaaaaaaaatgaagaaaattattcttattattatGGCAGTGTATGTTGTTGTGTTCGCATTTATGTCTGCCatatgtttgtttatttgttgtcTGCTCGTTGGGGAATCCGGCGACCACACGGGTTCAACAACTGCAAGATACCGAGAGTATCTGATAGATACAGATAAAAATTCCATCGTTTGCACTGCACTTTTCCTTTTCCTGGTCGGTCCAGTGCATCCACTTGGTGTGCAGCTTCCCTCATTCTTCACTGATTATTCccgatttttttattgttctcTCCAAGTATGATATTTATTTGCTCAGATGTTTgcggtttttttatttttaatttttttttttgtgtgtgtgaatTCGCTTGCAAATTTATGGAACTGACGAATGCCAGATTATCTTATGGGCGCCAATGTAAATATGCCATACCGGGCAGTTGGCTTCGATTTGATTCGAGACACCATTTGGGTGATTTAACGAGGGGATTGGGAGGATCTGAGGTTGTTTTCTGGCCCAGCCACTGGCAGGCGTCACAACTCATTTACATATCGTTAAAATTGTTTAGAAAATCGATCGGCTATTGCATTTTTCTCGCAGCTACTTGGCAACTATTGAAAGCCAATGAAAACAATAGCAAATAACTTGAAGTGGTTGTCATCATGGAAAGGCGAATTTTTCATTCAGAGAATGGTAAATAAATACCAGATGAGATTTGACCTATAAACTGGGAAAATTTCCAACAAGAAACAGAGGAAAATGttaattatgcaaaaataaattatatgacACACATAAAAACCCATTACCTTATTACCACCTATTGAGAAAAATACCATCAccttataaacattattttcattttattgtaatgccctataaacatattttaaaaaaaccatAATAATTTACCTTGAAAAACtccattaaaatttaaagcaatTATAAAATGAGatcaacaaaaatatgtaaacTACTTTCCTTAAATCTACTTGACCtctttaaattacaaaatttatgTCTTCATTAATGGTAAAGGATAAAATCCAAGTATGGTATTTATCTCGCAGATactaaaattctttaaagaacatttttttaaaatatgacaatttttttaatcaatttttccTCTCACAAGAACATACAAACATGTGTTGGTAATAATTAATGTACTtaaaatttccatttccgtGTGGCTTTTCCAGTGAAGACTTTTGGTTTATTATTGCACGACCTTGCGTGCCCTTGATTAATGCCGCCCACCGCCCATTGCCCACTGCCCACCTCTCACCTCCTACCACCCACCTTCCACTACTTTGATCTGGCTGGTGAGCATAAAGTGCTTTATATCTACAGATCTGCAATTGcttcgatatttttttcatttattcttTGGCAAATTGCTTTTATGTAGAGCCACGAGTATTTTTCGGTGCCATCCGGttcaattgtttttgttgctgttttcctctttttttttttagttagttGCCTTTCTTCAAGGCATTCCAAAGGCTTCCGTCAAGCAGTCGGATGGAGGGAAAATTGTTTATATCAGcacaatcaaaataaaaaaataaacttcaaCTATTTTCCGACAAACAATTGCATTGTGGAAACGTATGTTGGAAAATCTGTGTAGGTTCTCCAGTCTCACATTCATATACAATCTGTACAACAgatactatatactatatatttataaaaaaacgtCGATGTTTTTAGGTTGATCAGTTCGATTTTAGGTGATTTATTAGTGCTATTTTTTGGGTGATCATTTATCAAGCGCGTGAtgccaaaattaaaaaaaagacaattgCTTTTAAAACTTTCTGGAAACAATAAAAAGTTTAATGAAATGTTTGAAAGATTTAATTTTAGAAGCATATTTAGGGAAACTTTTGAATATGTTTGTAGAATTTCCCTCCAATATCCTCTATAAAACCTATTTTTcaccaaatttttatttaaaacattttttatcttaaattattggccagaaattttcaatttatgaTTTCCTAATCTTAAAATATTGGTCAGAAATTCCCAACAATATTATCCATCAATGAAGACCATTTAAAATTCCGAAAGAATAAAAGATAAATCTAGTGGAAGATTTGTTTCCTCCATGTCTGTGTGATTTTGTTTACATCGGGCCGTGCCATTCATCTGGATCGATTTGGGTTGTTATCTGGaaattatttagatttttgtgGAACGTTTAACGCCCCCAATTGAAGAGAAATGGCCTGACAAGTCACACAAATTCAGTTGAAATTCCGTTGTGTAGGCATCATGAGGTCGTTTCTCTGGCTATTTATCCCGATCCAGGTGGCTTGGGCCACCAAGTGGTACAGTGGCGGAATGGACTTCAACAGTCCCTCCTCGTGGGTGGATGATTACATGCCTTGTGCTGAAGATTTGATTGTTTTTCCGGAGCATTATCCTGCAGTGCTGCCTCTGCCAGAGGATATCTCCGTAGATGGTGTGGTTTTTCCCAAAGATGGGGCCATACTGTTGGCCGAGGAGTCCACAATAACCTTCGGTTCTAAAGAAACGAAATCCAACTGTGAAAGTGAGGAAAAGAAAGCCTATTTGAAGCCACCAAAGACCAGCAAATGGTATGATCCTGCCACCTGGACGATTAAATCCAAAGAAGTAGCCTTGTATGTGCCGGAGCTGGAGAGGATCCCCTGTGACAATGAGCAGGTTATAATCAAGGGTCATGGTCCCCTGGCCTTTGATCTGGAGAACGTGCAGCATCTTCGTTTAGGACAACTAATCCTGGCTGGATCTTCCATATCAAAGTACTATTTGGAGCAACTTCTCA
This region of Drosophila bipectinata strain 14024-0381.07 chromosome 2L, DbipHiC1v2, whole genome shotgun sequence genomic DNA includes:
- the Stip1 gene encoding stress-induced-phosphoprotein 1, whose product is MDKVNELKEKGNQALNAEKYDEAVAAYTEAITLDGQNHVLYSNRSAAYAKAGKFQEALEDAETTIKLNPSWPKGYSRKGAAAAGLQDFMKAFEAYNEGLKYDPQNEILLRGRQDITASVLNYMQSQGDFPMDIDPQARPRRAPSPPPSKPAQPSQPAEKRVEDMTEEERKKHFAKEEKELGNAAYKKKDFETALKHYNAAISHDPNDITFYNNIAAVHFERKEYEECIKQCEKGIEVGRENRSDFKLIAKSFARIGNTYRKLENYKQAKVYYEKAMSEHRTPEIKTSLSEVEAKIKEEERMAYINPEKAEEEKEKGNEYFKKGDYSTAVKHYSEAIKRNPDDPKLYSNRAACYTKLAAFDLGLKDCETCIKLDEKFIKGYIRKGKILQGMQQTSKAQSAYQKALEIDANNAEAIEGYRQCSMNFQRNPQEVLKNAMSDPEIQQILKDPAMRMILEQMQNEPNAVKDHLQNPAIADKIMKLLESGIIQLH
- the U2af38 gene encoding splicing factor U2af 38 kDa subunit — protein: MAEYLASIFGTEKDKVNCSFYFKIGACRHGDRCSRIHNKPTFSQTVLLQNLYVNPQNSAKSADGSHLVANVSDEEMQEHYDNFFEDVFVECEDKYGEIEEMNVCDNLGDHLVGNVYIKFRNEADAEKAANDLNNRWFGGRPVYSELSPVTDFREACCRQYEMGECTRSGFCNFMHLKPISRELRRYLYSRRRRARSRSRSPRSRRSRSRSRSPWRRRDGRGDGVGGGNYGGGNDRGNDRDRRKGGGGGGGGGGGGGGGGGGGGGGGGGGGRY
- the LOC108118616 gene encoding uncharacterized protein; translation: MSAASRITLGLAVTVSTAIIGYVHYKQSADRLKLHDGVLRDVERQQRRKHENTYTLQQQIDMTKQLRAREASTSNVSSSSNTTNASTTPLPPTQTPSRKSIQLESDATKGVLPKAKLPKSQDPPHQLSGAGEESEAPAEAIPQTEDETANDNVKTSTEDV